In Vibrio japonicus, one DNA window encodes the following:
- the motY gene encoding flagellar protein MotY has translation MKKLLATGLTLTIATVSYSAMATDVRYAASPQQSQWQMLTNTPLECRLVHPIPNYGDAVFSSRASKKINLDFELKMKRPMGETRDVSLVSMPPAWRAGEGAERITDIRFFQQFDGYVGGQTAWSILSELEQGRYPTFSYQEWQRRDQRVEVALSSVLFQPSYNAFSDCIANLLPYSFEDIAFTILHYDRSSVELNKRSQKRLAQIAEYIKHNQDIDLVLVSTYTASEESQSASQSLSDQRAEVLQEYFKSLGLPEDRIQVQGYGKRRPIADNASPIGRDKNRRVVISLGRTNV, from the coding sequence ATGAAAAAACTGCTTGCCACAGGACTTACACTAACGATTGCCACGGTATCTTACTCGGCAATGGCGACGGATGTCCGCTACGCTGCATCACCTCAACAATCACAGTGGCAAATGTTGACCAACACACCATTGGAATGCCGTCTTGTACATCCGATTCCAAATTATGGTGATGCGGTATTTTCATCACGTGCGAGTAAAAAAATAAACCTCGATTTCGAGTTAAAGATGAAGCGCCCGATGGGCGAAACTCGGGATGTTTCTTTGGTTTCTATGCCACCCGCTTGGAGGGCAGGAGAAGGGGCTGAGCGCATTACGGATATTCGTTTTTTTCAGCAGTTCGATGGTTACGTTGGTGGGCAAACGGCTTGGAGTATTCTTAGCGAGCTAGAACAAGGTCGATACCCAACCTTTAGTTATCAAGAGTGGCAAAGACGTGATCAACGTGTAGAAGTTGCCCTTTCTTCTGTGCTTTTTCAGCCGTCTTACAATGCATTTAGTGACTGTATTGCCAACCTTTTACCATACAGCTTTGAGGATATTGCTTTCACAATCCTTCACTATGATCGCTCAAGTGTGGAGCTCAACAAACGTTCCCAGAAACGACTTGCGCAAATTGCAGAATATATAAAGCATAATCAGGATATTGATCTGGTATTAGTCTCGACGTATACCGCGTCAGAAGAATCCCAAAGCGCGAGTCAAAGCTTATCTGATCAACGTGCAGAAGTGTTACAAGAGTATTTTAAGTCTCTAGGGTTACCTGAAGACCGCATTCAGGTGCAGGGTTACGGTAAGCGACGCCCAATCGCAGATAATGCTTCGCCAATTGGTAGAGACAAAAACCGTAGGGTGGTGATCTCTCTGGGGCGTACCAACGTTTAA
- the gloA gene encoding lactoylglutathione lyase yields MSNGRILHTMLRVGDLDKSIKFYTEVMGMSLLRTNENEEYKYTLAFLGYGDESQGAVIELTYNWGTTEYNLGNAYGHIAIGVEDIYTTCDAIKAIGGNVTREPGPVKGGSTHIAFVKDPDGYMIELIQMSQASAGLEG; encoded by the coding sequence ATGTCGAATGGCAGAATTTTACACACAATGCTACGTGTGGGTGATTTAGATAAATCCATCAAGTTCTACACAGAAGTCATGGGGATGTCCCTTTTACGCACCAACGAAAATGAAGAGTACAAGTATACACTCGCTTTCCTTGGTTACGGTGATGAGTCTCAAGGCGCGGTTATTGAGCTTACGTACAACTGGGGCACAACCGAGTACAACTTAGGCAATGCTTATGGTCATATTGCGATTGGTGTTGAAGATATCTACACAACCTGTGACGCTATCAAAGCCATTGGTGGAAATGTAACTCGTGAGCCAGGTCCAGTAAAAGGCGGTTCAACACACATCGCTTTTGTTAAAGACCCTGATGGTTACATGATTGAATTAATCCAAATGTCGCAAGCATCTGCGGGCTTGGAAGGTTAA
- a CDS encoding beta-barrel assembly-enhancing protease → MFKRTRSLLCLCIASALISPSTMANSLELPDIGTTASGTLSIAQELQYGDAYMRMLRSGKPIVNDPVINEYISNLGHQLVAKADDVKTPFTFFMIRDRNINAFAFFGGYVALHSGLFLHAQSESELASVVAHEIAHVTQRHLARSMEEQAKRTPATIAALAGSLLLAIASPQAGMAAITATTAGNMQGQINYTRSNEKEADNFGIATLAKAGFEAQAMPRFFGRLADEYRYASKPPPMLLTHPLPEDRITDSRARAQSYPKAHVSASLDYHLTRARVIARYTDVGAKAAHDWFDRAEKKSPANLKPAFQYGRALVHLDNKELDQASTLLHALVKNDPNNAFYLDALSDLYIHQEQSGKAETMLVKALKASPNNAVITINYANVLIKLEKFDDAIRVLQRYTHDNPNDVNGWHLLSEANIRAGNSSEDLAARAEILALKANWNKAIQYYTQASQLAELGSLQQARYDARIDQLMVQRERFLALQ, encoded by the coding sequence ATGTTTAAACGTACGCGTTCATTGCTGTGCCTTTGTATTGCTTCGGCTCTCATCTCGCCATCAACAATGGCTAACAGCCTCGAACTTCCGGATATAGGAACAACGGCTAGTGGTACTTTGTCCATCGCTCAAGAACTGCAATACGGTGATGCCTATATGCGTATGCTTCGCAGTGGCAAACCGATTGTTAACGACCCCGTTATAAATGAGTACATCAGTAACTTAGGACACCAGCTGGTTGCGAAAGCGGACGATGTGAAAACACCGTTTACTTTCTTCATGATTCGCGACAGGAACATCAACGCATTTGCCTTTTTTGGCGGTTATGTCGCGTTACATTCTGGTCTATTTCTTCATGCGCAAAGCGAAAGTGAACTTGCGTCCGTTGTTGCTCACGAAATAGCTCACGTGACCCAGCGACATCTCGCTCGTAGTATGGAAGAGCAAGCCAAACGAACACCAGCGACGATCGCAGCCTTAGCCGGATCGTTACTGCTTGCTATTGCGTCTCCACAAGCGGGTATGGCAGCGATTACAGCGACAACTGCAGGTAATATGCAAGGCCAGATTAACTACACCCGTAGTAATGAGAAAGAAGCGGATAACTTCGGTATAGCAACACTAGCAAAAGCTGGGTTCGAAGCTCAGGCGATGCCGCGATTTTTTGGCCGATTAGCCGACGAATATCGTTATGCGAGCAAACCGCCACCAATGCTGCTCACCCACCCATTGCCTGAAGACCGCATTACCGATAGCCGAGCCAGAGCTCAATCCTATCCCAAAGCACATGTGTCAGCTTCATTAGACTACCACCTTACTCGCGCTCGTGTGATTGCACGTTATACAGACGTGGGTGCAAAAGCGGCACATGATTGGTTTGATAGAGCAGAGAAAAAATCACCAGCCAACTTGAAACCCGCGTTCCAATATGGGCGAGCCTTAGTGCACCTTGACAATAAAGAGTTAGATCAGGCGAGCACCCTGCTACACGCATTAGTAAAAAATGACCCAAACAATGCTTTTTATCTCGATGCATTATCGGATTTGTACATTCATCAAGAGCAGTCGGGTAAAGCGGAAACCATGCTTGTTAAAGCACTTAAAGCCTCTCCAAATAACGCCGTCATTACGATCAACTATGCCAACGTGCTTATAAAGCTTGAAAAATTTGACGATGCCATACGTGTTCTTCAACGATACACCCATGACAATCCTAATGATGTGAATGGCTGGCATTTACTATCAGAAGCGAATATTCGTGCAGGTAACAGTAGTGAAGACCTAGCAGCTCGTGCAGAGATTCTCGCGCTCAAAGCAAATTGGAATAAAGCCATTCAGTACTACACTCAGGCGAGTCAACTCGCTGAGCTAGGAAGTTTACAACAAGCGAGATACGATGCTCGGATAGACCAACTTATGGTTCAAAGAGAACGTTTCTTAGCCTTACAATAA
- a CDS encoding sulfurtransferase TusA family protein translates to MEPNILDLRQERCPLALLLAKRHTNGLEIGEEIHILVSDPSSFSDIKKYLQKQMVKLTCEDLDGYFRMHVTKEIC, encoded by the coding sequence ATGGAACCTAATATTTTGGATTTACGCCAAGAGCGATGCCCATTGGCGCTGTTACTTGCTAAACGTCACACTAATGGGTTAGAAATTGGCGAAGAAATCCACATTTTAGTTAGTGACCCTAGCTCGTTTAGTGATATAAAGAAATATCTTCAAAAGCAAATGGTTAAATTGACTTGTGAAGATTTGGATGGCTACTTCCGTATGCACGTGACGAAGGAAATTTGTTAA
- a CDS encoding AI-2E family transporter: MFEMVSRWYKRRFSDPHAASLIAILLFGFITIYFFGNLIAPLLVAIVLAYLLEWPVVQLSRVGIPRTLAVIFVVLGFISVMLIAVFGLVPTIWNQVGNLINDIPTMYGGLQKVIAELPKRYPELENLEIVESIATNAKNQVLIMGESVLKGSLASLVSIATLAVYLILVPLLVFFLLKDKQEMIQMASGILPRNRRLANKVWLEMNEQISNYIRGKVMEILIVGGISYITFAILDLRYSVLLAVAVGLSVLIPYIGAAAVTVPVAMVGLFQWGLTSDFYWLLLAYGIIQALDGNVLVPVLFSEAVNLHPVAIIIAVLVFGGLWGFWGVFFAIPLATLVKAVWHALPSSDEDDEKQAEA; the protein is encoded by the coding sequence ATGTTTGAAATGGTAAGTCGTTGGTATAAACGACGCTTCTCGGATCCTCACGCAGCCAGTCTTATTGCCATTCTTCTATTTGGTTTTATTACTATCTATTTCTTTGGCAACCTGATTGCACCATTACTTGTGGCGATAGTGCTTGCTTATCTTTTAGAGTGGCCAGTTGTACAATTATCTCGCGTAGGCATTCCTCGTACACTCGCAGTCATCTTTGTCGTTTTAGGCTTTATTAGCGTTATGCTAATTGCCGTATTTGGTTTAGTTCCGACTATTTGGAATCAGGTGGGTAACCTCATTAATGATATTCCAACTATGTACGGCGGCTTGCAAAAAGTCATTGCGGAACTTCCTAAGCGCTACCCTGAACTTGAAAATTTAGAAATTGTTGAGTCCATTGCAACGAATGCCAAAAACCAAGTGCTAATAATGGGAGAGTCCGTTTTAAAAGGCTCTTTGGCGTCACTGGTGAGCATAGCAACGTTAGCGGTTTACTTGATTTTAGTGCCTCTACTCGTGTTCTTTTTGCTAAAAGACAAACAAGAGATGATCCAAATGGCGAGTGGTATTCTGCCGCGTAATCGTCGTCTTGCTAACAAAGTATGGCTTGAGATGAACGAGCAGATCTCCAACTATATTCGCGGCAAAGTGATGGAAATTCTGATTGTAGGTGGCATCAGCTACATCACGTTTGCCATCTTAGATCTTCGCTACTCTGTATTGCTAGCGGTCGCTGTTGGATTGTCTGTACTCATCCCTTACATAGGTGCGGCAGCAGTGACTGTCCCCGTCGCAATGGTCGGTTTGTTCCAATGGGGGCTGACGTCAGATTTTTATTGGCTTTTATTGGCATACGGAATTATTCAAGCGTTAGATGGCAATGTACTTGTGCCGGTCTTATTTTCTGAAGCGGTGAATTTGCATCCTGTCGCTATCATTATCGCTGTACTTGTTTTTGGCGGTTTGTGGGGCTTCTGGGGCGTCTTTTTTGCCATTCCTCTTGCGACTTTAGTCAAAGCCGTTTGGCACGCACTTCCAAGTTCTGATGAAGATGACGAGAAACAAGCCGAAGCGTAG
- the bcp gene encoding thioredoxin-dependent thiol peroxidase, producing MNTLTAGAPAPAFSLLDQDGNTVALSDFAGKKVLFYFYPKAMTPGCTVQAQGLRDVKAELDAHNVVVLGVSIDPVKRLGKFIERDNLNFTLLSDEDHAVAEQFGVWGEKKFMGKVYDGLHRISFLINEDGVIEHVFNKFKTKDHHEVVLNYLNENK from the coding sequence ATGAACACCCTAACTGCAGGCGCTCCAGCCCCAGCCTTTTCACTGCTAGACCAAGATGGTAATACAGTGGCACTTTCTGACTTCGCGGGCAAAAAAGTCCTGTTTTACTTTTACCCGAAAGCAATGACACCAGGCTGTACAGTACAAGCTCAGGGCTTGCGTGATGTAAAAGCCGAATTGGATGCACACAATGTCGTTGTACTGGGCGTCAGTATTGATCCTGTAAAACGTCTGGGTAAGTTCATTGAGCGCGATAACCTAAACTTCACGCTGCTTTCAGACGAAGATCATGCGGTTGCTGAGCAGTTCGGCGTATGGGGCGAGAAAAAATTTATGGGTAAGGTTTATGATGGCCTACACCGTATCAGCTTCCTAATTAATGAAGATGGTGTGATTGAGCACGTGTTCAATAAATTCAAGACAAAAGATCACCACGAAGTGGTTCTGAATTACCTGAACGAAAACAAATAA
- a CDS encoding Na+/H+ antiporter family protein translates to MNPVVISVCIMLLLALMRVNVVVALTFSAIVGGLVSGMSLNDAVSAFESGLGGGATIALSYAMLGTFAVAISKSGITDLLANSVIKRIHGQENSAASTGMKYAVLIALVLVTMSSQNVIPVHIAFIPILIPPLLGVFAKLRLDRRMIACVLTFGLVTPYMVLPVGFGGIFLNNILLKNLHDNGLENVTASQVPVAMLLPAAGMIFGLLIAIFFSYRKPREYKETELTHVDTNMDHINKKSILVAVIGIVVALSAQLSTGSMIIGGLAGFMVFTFGGVIKWKETHDVFTKGVHMMAMIGFIMIAAAGFAAVMKQTGGVESLVEALSTSIGDNKPLAALLMLVVGLLVTMGIGSSFSTIPIIATIYVPLALAFGFSPMATVALVGTAAALGDAGSPASDSTLGPTSGLNADEQHEHIWETVVPTFIHYNIPLIVFGWIAAMIL, encoded by the coding sequence ATGAACCCAGTTGTAATTTCCGTATGTATCATGCTGCTGCTGGCACTGATGCGCGTGAATGTCGTGGTTGCTCTGACATTTAGCGCCATTGTTGGTGGACTCGTATCAGGCATGAGCCTTAACGATGCTGTCTCTGCATTCGAAAGTGGATTAGGTGGCGGCGCGACCATTGCACTAAGCTATGCCATGCTCGGTACTTTTGCTGTCGCCATTTCAAAGTCAGGGATTACTGACCTGCTCGCGAATAGCGTCATCAAACGTATTCACGGCCAAGAAAACAGCGCCGCTTCGACTGGCATGAAGTACGCGGTTTTAATCGCGCTAGTGCTTGTCACCATGTCTTCCCAAAACGTTATTCCTGTGCATATCGCCTTTATCCCAATTCTCATTCCACCTTTGTTGGGCGTATTTGCGAAACTTAGACTCGATCGTCGAATGATTGCATGTGTGTTAACGTTTGGTCTTGTCACTCCGTACATGGTTCTTCCTGTCGGGTTTGGTGGTATCTTCCTAAACAATATTTTGCTGAAGAACCTGCATGACAACGGCCTGGAAAATGTCACCGCAAGCCAAGTTCCCGTTGCGATGCTACTCCCTGCCGCTGGTATGATTTTTGGTTTACTCATTGCGATTTTCTTCAGCTACCGTAAACCTCGTGAATACAAAGAAACAGAGCTGACCCATGTGGACACTAATATGGACCACATAAACAAGAAGAGTATTCTTGTGGCTGTAATAGGTATCGTTGTGGCTCTATCTGCGCAGCTTTCTACGGGTTCAATGATCATTGGTGGACTAGCGGGCTTTATGGTGTTCACATTTGGTGGTGTGATTAAGTGGAAAGAAACCCACGACGTATTCACAAAAGGCGTTCACATGATGGCAATGATTGGTTTCATCATGATTGCCGCAGCAGGTTTTGCCGCCGTGATGAAACAAACGGGTGGCGTGGAATCATTAGTGGAAGCGCTGTCCACCAGCATCGGAGACAACAAACCACTGGCTGCCCTACTGATGCTCGTTGTCGGTTTATTGGTCACTATGGGCATTGGTTCTTCGTTCTCGACCATTCCAATTATTGCCACAATCTATGTCCCACTAGCACTTGCATTTGGCTTCTCACCAATGGCAACAGTAGCACTAGTCGGTACAGCGGCAGCACTCGGTGATGCGGGCTCCCCAGCGTCAGATTCGACGCTAGGTCCGACATCTGGTCTAAATGCCGATGAACAACACGAACATATCTGGGAAACAGTAGTACCAACATTTATTCACTACAATATCCCACTTATCGTTTTCGGCTGGATTGCAGCAATGATTCTGTAG
- a CDS encoding DUF2753 domain-containing protein, whose protein sequence is MGISEWEKHTLLADVALKDNDHLRSILHYQQALTLSERLSEEDEVDVEDRLMISVISCHNMATFWRNVGETKYELKYLQLASEKVLTLVPQCPKSDCSAFIDSMGCCRKALIDFMKRHPNPKIAQLVQDIDTVTNCNLIAKFRLT, encoded by the coding sequence ATGGGCATATCAGAATGGGAAAAACATACTTTACTGGCTGATGTCGCACTTAAAGATAACGATCATCTGCGTAGCATCCTTCACTATCAACAAGCGCTGACACTCAGTGAGCGACTAAGTGAAGAAGATGAGGTCGACGTCGAAGACAGGCTAATGATCTCAGTGATTTCATGCCACAACATGGCCACCTTCTGGCGAAACGTTGGTGAGACCAAATATGAGCTGAAATATCTTCAGTTAGCCTCTGAGAAGGTGTTAACGCTTGTCCCCCAATGCCCTAAATCTGATTGCAGTGCATTTATTGATTCTATGGGGTGCTGTAGAAAAGCGCTGATAGACTTTATGAAAAGGCATCCAAACCCGAAGATAGCGCAACTCGTCCAAGATATTGATACAGTGACGAACTGTAACTTGATCGCGAAATTTAGATTAACTTAG
- the bamC gene encoding outer membrane protein assembly factor BamC: protein MKLSRQLVLSSLAVFVLSACSSSPTQRRQAKDDFEYLNTTPLKVWKLADDATPQFYANYNIPQGDFKGGVGQNVDIRPPQEVLELIPGARVESKLGETTLWLLREDELEKVWQTALGMLDRRDIGIREQSDSKIVTDWVVWKSEDEDTDVGARYEIRKVESNGRYGFHLSLIDWQQGGVEKTITSTNKERYNTLMTNLVTARYDLELREEAARKAQELVKYIPITMGSDRSGFPVIIARTSYDTLWPRLPALLPKFGFTIEERNQSQGTIKAKYSSPDDEFWEDIGVKPIELKSGVYTFLLGDLGNRTSINVTDSSGKPVEEQLLKDMAPVISAVISKQD from the coding sequence ATGAAATTGTCACGTCAGCTAGTACTAAGTTCGCTAGCTGTTTTTGTTTTATCCGCATGTTCAAGTAGCCCTACACAGCGACGTCAGGCGAAAGATGACTTCGAATATTTGAATACCACTCCGCTGAAAGTGTGGAAATTGGCGGATGATGCCACTCCGCAGTTTTATGCTAACTACAATATCCCTCAAGGTGACTTTAAAGGCGGCGTTGGACAAAATGTTGATATTCGTCCTCCTCAGGAAGTCTTGGAGCTGATTCCCGGTGCACGCGTCGAAAGCAAGCTTGGTGAAACGACACTTTGGCTGCTGCGTGAAGATGAATTAGAGAAAGTTTGGCAAACGGCATTAGGCATGCTCGATAGACGAGATATTGGTATTCGTGAGCAAAGTGATTCTAAGATCGTTACTGACTGGGTGGTATGGAAATCAGAAGATGAAGATACCGACGTCGGCGCACGTTATGAAATCAGAAAAGTAGAAAGTAACGGTCGCTATGGCTTCCATTTATCTCTGATTGACTGGCAGCAGGGCGGCGTGGAAAAAACGATTACGTCTACCAATAAAGAGCGTTATAACACGCTTATGACGAATTTGGTGACGGCTCGTTACGATCTTGAGTTGCGCGAAGAAGCGGCAAGAAAAGCCCAAGAGTTAGTGAAATACATTCCAATCACCATGGGCTCGGACCGAAGTGGCTTCCCTGTGATTATTGCGCGTACGTCATACGATACGTTGTGGCCGCGTCTACCAGCATTGTTGCCAAAGTTTGGTTTTACTATCGAAGAGCGTAACCAGTCTCAAGGTACGATAAAAGCGAAATATTCATCTCCAGATGACGAGTTTTGGGAAGATATTGGCGTGAAACCGATCGAGCTAAAATCGGGTGTTTACACCTTCTTGTTAGGCGATTTAGGAAACCGTACATCCATTAACGTGACCGACTCTTCAGGTAAACCTGTTGAAGAACAGTTACTGAAAGATATGGCACCTGTCATTAGTGCTGTGATTTCGAAACAAGATTAA
- the arsC gene encoding arsenate reductase (glutaredoxin) (This arsenate reductase requires both glutathione and glutaredoxin to convert arsenate to arsenite, after which the efflux transporter formed by ArsA and ArsB can extrude the arsenite from the cell, providing resistance.), which yields MSVVIYHNPRCSKSRQTLALLEENNVQPEIIKYLETPLSVEELKSLYAQLELDEVRGMMRTKEDIYKELNLADASDEELFSAMAENPKLMERPVVVNNGKARHGRPPEQVLEIL from the coding sequence ATGTCTGTCGTGATTTATCACAATCCACGCTGTTCAAAGAGCCGCCAGACCCTGGCTCTGCTGGAAGAAAACAACGTCCAGCCAGAGATCATTAAATACCTTGAAACGCCACTCAGTGTTGAAGAGTTAAAATCACTTTATGCTCAGCTTGAATTAGATGAAGTGAGAGGCATGATGCGTACCAAAGAAGACATCTATAAAGAGCTTAATCTAGCCGACGCTTCTGATGAAGAGCTGTTTTCAGCCATGGCAGAAAACCCGAAGCTAATGGAACGCCCTGTCGTGGTTAACAATGGAAAAGCGCGTCACGGCCGTCCTCCGGAGCAAGTTTTAGAGATTCTATGA
- a CDS encoding glycine cleavage system protein R produces the protein MTQHLVITAVGTDRPGVCNQVVHLVTQSGCNIVDSRIALFGNEFTLIMLLSGTNGAITRVETTLPLLGQEQSLITIMKRTSTHEPLDSSYTLEVFIESDDKPGLTEHFTQFFANKEIGLSSLSAQTIGKEKLATDSNQFHIAMTAIVDSECNLMQLQEEFEQLCKELNVQGSLNFIKNSQ, from the coding sequence ATGACTCAACATTTGGTGATTACTGCGGTAGGAACAGACCGCCCAGGGGTGTGCAACCAAGTTGTTCACCTGGTAACACAGTCCGGATGCAACATTGTTGATAGTCGCATTGCCCTATTTGGTAATGAATTCACCTTAATCATGCTGCTCTCTGGTACTAACGGGGCCATTACTCGCGTTGAAACAACGCTTCCTCTTCTGGGACAGGAACAAAGCCTGATTACCATCATGAAGCGGACTTCCACCCATGAGCCTCTTGATAGCTCTTACACTCTTGAAGTTTTCATTGAGTCCGATGATAAACCCGGCCTTACCGAGCACTTTACGCAGTTTTTTGCTAATAAAGAGATTGGCCTTTCATCGTTGAGTGCACAGACGATTGGAAAAGAAAAGCTGGCAACCGATTCCAACCAGTTCCACATAGCCATGACTGCAATTGTCGATTCCGAGTGTAACTTAATGCAGCTTCAAGAAGAGTTTGAGCAGCTTTGCAAAGAGTTAAACGTGCAAGGCTCATTAAATTTCATTAAAAACAGCCAATAG
- the rnt gene encoding ribonuclease T yields the protein MTVENEALTLKKRFRGYFPVVIDVETAGFNSQTDALLEICAVTLQMDENGDLHPASTIHFHVEPFEGANLEKEALEFNGIRDPFSPLRGAVTESEALKEIYKLVRKEQKAADCSRAIIVAHNATFDHSFVMAASTRSQLKRVPFHPFATFDTATLSGLAYGQTVLAKACKTAGIEFDNKEAHSALYDTQKTAELFCGIVNKWKNLGGWPLINTDTDNNK from the coding sequence ATGACTGTAGAAAACGAAGCATTGACGCTGAAAAAACGATTTCGCGGCTATTTTCCTGTGGTTATCGACGTAGAAACCGCAGGATTCAATTCTCAAACTGATGCACTTTTAGAAATCTGTGCCGTTACCTTACAAATGGATGAAAACGGCGATCTCCATCCAGCGTCAACCATTCACTTTCATGTCGAGCCTTTCGAAGGTGCAAACTTAGAAAAAGAAGCACTGGAATTTAATGGCATCCGTGATCCGTTTAGCCCACTGCGTGGTGCGGTCACAGAGTCTGAGGCACTAAAAGAAATCTATAAACTTGTTCGCAAAGAACAAAAAGCGGCGGATTGTAGCCGCGCCATTATTGTTGCCCATAACGCAACCTTTGATCACAGTTTTGTTATGGCGGCCAGTACGCGCAGCCAACTAAAACGGGTCCCTTTTCATCCTTTTGCGACTTTTGATACAGCGACACTCAGTGGCTTAGCCTATGGCCAAACCGTTTTGGCTAAAGCGTGCAAAACCGCAGGGATAGAATTTGACAACAAAGAAGCTCACTCAGCCCTATACGACACACAAAAAACGGCTGAACTTTTTTGCGGTATAGTTAATAAGTGGAAAAACCTAGGCGGTTGGCCACTCATTAATACTGATACCGATAACAATAAATAA
- the dapA gene encoding 4-hydroxy-tetrahydrodipicolinate synthase: protein MFSGSIVALITPFNRDGEVDYGSLKRLVDYHVESGSDGIVAVGTTGESSTLTVEEHVKVVLKTVEFADGRIPIIAGTGANATHESVTFSRLLNNSGISGCLSVTPYYNKPTQEGLYLHYKAIAEESDVPQILYNVPGRTAVDLHPETVARLSEIDNIVALKDATGDLSRIAIHRELCGEDFILLSGDDATGLDFVKQGGQGVISVTNNIAAADMATMFRLAREGRFEEAEVINQRLMPLHKNLFIESSPIPVKWAAHKMGLIANGSLRLPMTELSESARPIVAQAMVEACIC from the coding sequence ATGTTTTCAGGAAGTATCGTAGCGTTAATTACACCGTTTAATCGTGATGGTGAAGTTGATTATGGCAGCTTGAAGAGGCTGGTTGACTATCATGTAGAGTCTGGTTCAGACGGTATTGTAGCGGTTGGAACGACGGGTGAGTCGTCAACGCTTACAGTTGAAGAGCATGTCAAAGTTGTCCTAAAAACAGTAGAGTTTGCTGATGGCCGTATTCCAATCATTGCTGGAACTGGCGCGAATGCCACTCATGAATCTGTAACGTTCAGCCGTTTGCTTAATAATTCGGGCATCTCTGGTTGTTTAAGTGTGACACCTTATTACAACAAGCCTACGCAAGAGGGTTTGTACCTGCACTATAAAGCGATAGCTGAAGAAAGTGACGTACCACAAATTCTGTACAATGTACCAGGAAGAACGGCGGTAGATCTGCACCCAGAGACAGTGGCACGTCTATCCGAAATTGATAACATCGTTGCATTAAAAGATGCGACCGGTGATTTAAGCAGAATTGCAATTCATCGTGAACTTTGTGGCGAAGATTTTATCTTACTAAGTGGTGATGATGCGACGGGCCTAGATTTTGTTAAGCAAGGCGGCCAAGGTGTAATCTCTGTAACGAATAATATTGCAGCAGCAGATATGGCGACAATGTTCAGACTTGCGAGAGAAGGTAGGTTTGAAGAAGCTGAAGTGATTAATCAGCGATTAATGCCTCTTCACAAAAACCTGTTTATTGAGTCCAGCCCGATCCCAGTAAAATGGGCCGCACACAAAATGGGTTTGATTGCGAACGGCAGCCTTCGATTGCCAATGACGGAACTGTCCGAAAGTGCTCGTCCGATTGTTGCTCAAGCAATGGTGGAAGCTTGCATCTGCTAA